In Methanofastidiosum sp., the DNA window ATTGGGATCTTCAGAATAAATCATTCTCCTCTGTTTTGCCCCAAGTTTTTTATTTATTATAGATTTGTAACCTTTCTTTAGAGTAGGTTTAAAGACATAAAATTCATCTGGATTTACAGTACCCTGAACAATATTTTCGCCAAGTCCAAAAATTGAAGTAACTAAAACTACATCCTTGAATCCTGATTCTGTATCGATTGTAAATATGACGCCACTTGATCCGGTGTCACTTCTTGCCATTTTTTGAACGCCTATTGAAAGCTTAACAGAAAAATGATCAAAGCCTTTATCATGCCTGTATGATATGGCCCTGTTAGTGAAAAGAGATGCAAAACATTTCTTACAAGCCATTATGAGTGCATCGGCACCAGTTATATTTAGAAATGTTTCTTGTTGTCCTGCAAATGAAGCATCGGGTAGGTCCTCAGCAGTTGCAGACGATCTAACAGCAACATCCACATTTTTTCCATACATTTCTTCTAGCTTCCCATAAGCCTTTATTATTTCTTTTTTTAGTTCATCGGGAAATTCAGCTTCTATTATAGCATGTCTTATCTTTTCCCCTCTCGTTCCAAGATTCTCATATATATTTGTATCAAGATCTTTTAATATTTCTTTAATCTTTTTTTCTATTCCAGCATTCTTTATAAAATAATCATAAGCATAAGATGTAATAGCAAATCCTTCGGGAATTTTTATCCCCTTGCTTTTTAAGTTCCTTATCATCTCGCCAAGAGATGCATTTTTACCACCTACAAAAGGAATATCATCGATATCTATCTCTTCAAAAAGTAGGATTAATTTATTTTCCTTATCTTGGGGCATAGTTACACCTGTATTTATTTTAAAAACAATCCTTAAAAAGTTTTGGATATTTATTTATACTCTATATTCTATATATTTTTGGCAATATTTATTTGCCAATCTTCATCAATAGTTTTAAATAAAAGAATAAATAACTTATTTCGTGATATTATGAATTTTAAAATCATATCTATATTAACTATTTTACTATTTTCCATGGGGACATTGTCGTCTGTAATGTCTTTAGAATTTGAAAACAATACAATTTACAAGGATGAATTCGACATCCTAGAGATTACTGCAAACGATATCAATGGCGATGGCAACTATGAGATACTTGCTTATACTGCAGGTAAAAAATTTTTATGTCTTGACGACAAGGGAAATACAAACTGGACACTTGAATCAAATAACTCTTTTTCAACGATTAAAGTCATGGACATCTACGATTCTCCTGAGAATGAAATAATTTTAGGAACTGAAAACAGAGTTATCTCAAAGAAAGAGATTTTCAATGCTTTGATATACTTCCTTGATAAAGACGGAAATGAAATTGCCATTATACCTATTTTGGGTTCAGTTCTTGATCTCGATATCGGAGACGTAGACTCAAACGGGACCTACGAAACACTTGTCGGTGCCGATGATGGAAATGTCTATCTTTTTGACGAGGAACTTAACTTGTTATGGAATTACAAGACTAGGGGGTATAACTTTAGGACCCTTATCGTTGATCTAAATGAAGATGGGATCAATGAAATCATGACAGTATCCTGGGATAATACGTACATGCTTGATGGCCTTGGAAAACTTACTAGATCTTACGAGACCAAACACATTCTTAGAGATTTATACCTTGATAGGTATAACAATATTATCCACGTTTCAAGATGGTACAGGGAAGAGTCTCAAAACTGGAAAGGTACAGTTGCATATTCATTAAATAGAAATCTAGCTCAGATGTGGGAGTTTAGGACAGAAACTGAATCAAGTGCTTCTGCATTCTTTGACATCAATGAGGATGGAAAGGATGAACTAATAATTGCGGGCACACAAGGGGAGATAATAATCCTCGATTCAAAGGGCGTCTTCCTTAAAAGATTTGATTTGCCAGATAGAATCTTTAAAATTGAAGCAATGAAGGAAGAAGGTACCAATTATCTTGTTGCAGGATGTAAAGATAATACTCTCTATATACTTAACTACAGCACTGGAGAAATTGACTATAAACTCCAAACTCAAGGATGGGTAGAAACTTTTTCAATTGTTGATATTAACAAGGATGGCAAGCAGGATATCCTAGTAGGCTCTAATGACAATAAAATATACCTAATGCTTCAAAAAAAGGTGGAAGTAACTCCTCCAGAAGAGAACACTACAGTTATAGATAAACCACCTGAAACAGAGCAGCCAAAAAGTGAAACTAAGAACGTTCCATTTGAGGAAGCTGGAATATTCGGTGGCACATTACTTGGGGCAATATACATTGCATTAAGAAAAAGGAGATAATTATTCCCTCTTTTTTACACTCTCTCTTTTTATTCCTTGATTTTTTCTTTCTTTTGATATCCTTAATCTTTCTTGGCTTACGGCAATATCATTTTTCCTTGACTTGTTTGGATGTTCTTTTCTCTTGATAACCTTCCCTTTTGGTTTTTCTTTAGGCTTTTCTACAACAGGAAGCCTTTGCCTTGCCGAATTTATTATTATCCCAGTTGATAGTAAGATGCCTATGTAGAATAAAGTATTTATTGAACTTTGAAGAATCCTTATCCTATCTTGGGTGAAAATATACTCTCTTGTGATGTAAATTAAAGAATTCATTGGGCCTTCTTTTAAAGCTGCACTTACTTTGGATTTGATATTTACCGTTTCTTGAAATCCTTCAGAAGACTGTCCAGTGTTGACATTAAAAACAAGTACATATTCTCCTTCGCTATTAAACCGTGCCTTAAACTTAAGATCTTTAGTTTCTCCAGGATTTAGTGTACCTTTCCAAGTACCTTCAATTATATTGGCACTTGAATTCTGTAGACTTATTGTTAGATTATTTGCACCGGCCTTACCTATGTTTGCAATTGTAAAAGGTATTTCGAATATATCCCCTTCCTCAGATTCTAATTTTTTCGTGACAGTAAGTGTAACATTTGGATTATAATCTACCAAAGTTACCGAAGGGTGGTGGTATATATCTAAACTGACGACATCTCCGGATATATCGTTTACTTCAAAAATATAATTTCCTATACTTTTCAAAGAGCGTTTTTTTATTATGTAATCTTGATTTTCCGCTTTTATAGTGGCCGAAAGTGTAGCAGTATCAGAAATTGTAAAATCCATACCCCCAATATTTCCAGTTTCTCCCTTTCTTAATGAAGTTTCTGATTTAGAAAGTTCCTTAATATTTGAATTCGAATACACAGTGAATTTTATCCCTGTATTTGTCTGATTTAGAACCTTTACCATAATAGGGCCGAAAGGAATAATGTCATCAGACAATCCATACAGCGTTTCTGAGTCTTGACCATTCCTAACGTTAACTATGAGTCTAGTATCGCTTCTATTTACGGTCATTGAGTAAAGATTTTCTCCCTCTCCAAAGTATAATGAAAGCGGATCTTCATTCATTTCCCCTGCATAAATCGGGGCCATACTCCTAAGGATATCTTTTTTTGTATAGTTAATCTTAAAGTTTGCAGCCCCTTGGTCAAAATATATCGTAAATACATAAACACCTTCAAATTTGACGTCTTCAAATTCCGTATTCATAGGAAAATCTCTAAGCTTTACGATATCTGGCACAACAACAGTCTTAATGACCTCTTTTGTGTATTTGTTTTTTTGTAGTATATTAAGTTCGATAGTATTAATACAAGAAGTAATGTATAGATCTTTATCACAAACTTCGGCTTTAACTAGTCTTACCTCATAATTATAGATATCGCCCGATATAGTGTACTCTTCCTGACTCTCTTCATACAGATGTAACATTATGGTTACTTCTTTCTTCTCATCTGCTCCAAGGACGAAATTTATCGAGCATATTAGCATCAAGCAGGTAAAAACTGACAAAAAACGCCTATTCATTGAATTGATATATGGAGTAACGCTTAAAAGAGTTATTATATACTATCTTTCATGATGAAGAAGGCATTACCATTATTGCTTATATCCTTAATTTTGTTACCTCTATACGGGGCAGCAGATGCTGACCCAAAGGTAGAATTAACATATCCTAAGGAAATTGAGCCAGGTAAACAGATTTTAATTGATCTTAAGTTGACGAATACAACCTCTGAAATGCTTTGGGATTTGAAAGCTGTAATAGATCCTAGCGATATCCCTCCTGAGATTAAAAATTATATCAAGATAGTGGATGGGGAAAAGCAGTTTGTAGTGGGAGATGGGGACCATAGTATTAACATCCAAGAAGAAGTGTCTATAAGATTATCAATTGAGACCACCTCAAATGCAGATCCTGGAACCTATAAAATCCCTATAAGAATTAAGGGAGAAATTGGAAATTGTAGAGAGGGTTGTAAACCTTATTTATTAATGAAAGATATAGAGTTTAAAGTAATTAAAGAATATCCTTCACTTAAAATAGAACTATCTTCATACCCCCAAGAAGTTTTGCAGGGACAAAGCATTACCATTCCCTTTAAGGTATCTAACTATGGGGTCGGCTACGGCAACAATATAACTTTAAGTGTTCCCTCTAACAACAATTTCACCACATCGTTGGATGTATCTTCAATTGGACTAATGAAATCTAATGAATCAAGAAACGTTAAACTAAACGTAACTGCAAAAGGTGATGCCTCTACAGGAAGTTATAAGACTGATGTCATAGTTGAGTATTTTGACCCATATGGCAATAAGAAAGCCACGACAGAGTCGATATCCTTCACAATAAAAGATTCTGCTCTCGTTAAAGAAGCCGAACAGTATTATGCCCAAGGAAACGAATACTTTGATAAGAAAAACTACTCTAAGGCCCTAGAACAGTATGAACAGGCTAAAACAGACTACCAGCAGCTTGGCTTAACTGAAAAAGTTACCGAGATTGAAGCCAGGATACAATTAGCCAAATCAGCAATTGAATCAACAAAATCAAATATCTCTCCATCAATTTACATATTGTTTGGCGTGCTACTAAGTGCCGTTACAATGGAGCTAGGGGTATTAATTGGGACATTGACACGAAAACCAAAATCTCCCAAATCTTCGAGTATCCCAAAAAATGATTTTTAAAGAGGAATGTACTCTACTACTAATCTTTTATAGATTGGGTATTCTTTTACTATTGCCGCTTTTACTTTCTTTGATATTTTTTTATCTTCTGATATCTCTTCTGCTATGGCCCAGTGGGTATACACCTTATCCTCCTGAACTTCATACATCTTTTTTGAAATATTAAGTTCATTCCTTAGATAGTTTATTATTTCTTTTGTGTCCCCTGAAATTTCTCCCTTTACAATAAGGCAATCTTCAATTTCTTCGTAGTATTTCTTTGTATTTTTTGCCCTCCTTTCCCACCGCCTTCTTAATTGAATTGCATCTTTTAAAACAGATGGGCAGAAGTGAATAGATATTGGAAGATCTTCACATTCTTCTAATAATTTCATTGATAATTCTCTGCTACCTTTTACCATGCTCGTATCACTATCAAAATCAAACCCTTTTTCTGAGAGGATGTTCCAATTTGTTTCAGTATATTCAAATTCATTTAGATTAATAAAAGAAAATTTTGAAGAAGCTGCCGATTCAATTATTGTGAGCATTCTTTTGTAATCTCCTGGGATAGACGGGATTTCAATACCAAAATTGAAATTCATTTTAAGAATATTTTTTAGACCCTCTATTTCTTTTTCATTTTGCACATGGAATCTAACTTCATCAACATATCCTTCTAATATTTCTAGTTTATTGGCAGTTTTATCAGTGCTTCCTGTATATAGGTGGATATGGTGTTTATTATTTTCTTCTTTGATTAATTTCGCATATTCAAGGCATCTATTTATTTTTAGAAGTGGGTCCCCTCCAGTAAAACTAATCCCCTTTGAGCTACATGCCTTTATCTCTTCTAGGACATCTGTATTTTTTTCTACCCTTCTTTCGTTAATGTATGAAACATCTTTGTCTTTTTTTTCATTTGAGACAGGGCAATAATAACAGTTTACGTGACAAACTCCAGTAACAAAAAGAACTGATTTTTTACCTTTTATGCATAATTTGCAGCCTTTTGGTAGCTTTCCGGTGAAACTGGAGCCCGCATCTGTTACTTTTATTGACATCTGAAATGATTTATTAATTGGCCTTTAAAAGATATCTTCAAAACTTATTTAAACTGAAACAAAAAAAATTGATAAAGGTGCGACAATGGACTTCGTTAAAGTCACAACTGAGCTCAAAAAAGAGGTAGAAGATGAAATCAAAAAATTCTTTGAAGCTGAAATCCAATCAATAGAAAACGACGTTCTACGTGATTTCTATAAAGATATAAGGCATCATACACTACTTGGGGGGAAAAGACTTAGACCAATAATGTGCATTATGGCTTATTGTGGATACGCAGATTACAATCCAAGTATTTTGAGAGCTTCAATAGCATTTGAGTTGCTTCATTCTTCTTCACTTATACTCGACGATGCTATGGATGAGGATGTTATAAGGCACGGAGAAAAAACTTTCAATGCTATATACGCAGATAAATTTTTGAAGTCCACAAGGTTTAACTTGGAGCCATATTATGACGGCGGGAACTGGATCAAAAAAGATGGATTTTTCCAATTACTTAACATACAAAGAGCGATATCAAGGTATTCTTATGGGCTCTCAGTTTTAGGGTCTAATATACTTTATGCCTTAAGCGGCAAAGCGATAAGGTCAAGCGGATTCTACGATAAAACAGTAACCAAAGCAATGATAATGCAGAGAGAAATGTATAAAATATTAAACGAAGGTCAGCTATTGGATATACTAATGGAACAAAAAGGCGGAAATGAAGACAAGTATTTTGAAATGATAGATCACAAAACTGGTATACTCTTCAAATATCCTTTAAGAATTGGATTACTCTTTACAGAAAAAGCAGATATATTCTCGCTGGATAATTATTCTACAAATCTTTCAAGAGCATTTCAGGTTCATGATGATATACTGGGTGTTTTCGGTGATGAAGGTACAACCGGAAAACCCGTTGACAGTGATATACGCGAAGGAAAGAATACCTTACTAGTCATCAAAACACTTGAATTGGCCAATGAAAATCAACTGAAAAAAGTTAAGGCAATTTTGGGAAACAGGAATGCATCTTCTGAAGACATTGCCGAAATAAAAGAGATAATGAAAAGCTGTGGAGCTTTAGACTATTGCATCGAAAAAGAATCTCAATTTATTAAAAAAGCTAAAGAGTCAATTGATCCAAATATGAAAGAAAGTTCAAGGGAGTTCTTAACTCAACTTTGTGACTTTATAATAAAAAGAAAGTATTAGAAAAATTATTCAAATACAATATCTACATTCTCGCCCGTAATCAACAAAAGTATTTCTTTTACACTTTTTGTCGCAATAGGAAGTTTTCTCTCAAATTCTTTTCCTAATCTGAGTCTCTTGATTATTGAGCCATCCGGCATGTAAACAATGTTTATTCCATAAACTTTTGCTGGGTATAAAAGGTCAGAAGCAACTTTCTTAACATCTTTGCTTTCTTCAATAACCCTTATTTTTTTGTTTAATTTTTTACTTAAGCCCCTTATTACATTGCCACCTTTACCAATAATACTTCCTATCTCTCCTGCTTCGATGAGAATAATTACAAGGTTGCCAACCTTAATACTCCTCTTAAACTTTACATCTTTAAGCCCTTTATTTTCTTGAGAGAGCCTGTAAAGTTCTTTAGCTATTTCGAGGTCGTTGTCATTAAGTTCGCCATCTTTAATCTTAGCAGTACAACCTGGGCAGAGCATTCCGGTTTTCAAACAAATCTCACAAAAAGGTAGCTCCAAATCTCTTTCACCTTCTAAAATATAGCTTTATCTTCCTTTCTTAAGCCTTTTTAAAAAGGTTTCGGTATTATTTTTTTTCTATTTCAAAAAATAAAAATTATTAGATTCCCGAAAATCTTAAATAAAGGATAAAAATAGAGTATTCACTATTTAAGAGGATGTTTATTATGGAAAAAGTACGTTTAGGAGTCGTTGGTTTCGGTATAGTTGGTAAAGGAGTATGCAAAGTAATTAGAGATAGAGCAGAACAATACAAAAATAAGTATGGCGTTGATGTCAGGATTGTTTGTGTTGCCGATATGTTAAATTCTATTTATGATGAAAATGGAATTGATCTCAATAAGTTAATGGAGCATAATCAAGAAAGATCACTTATGATTAATTATCCCGATTCTTCTAAAGATAAAAAGTGGAACGGGGAAATGGCAGTAGAAAACATGGACGCCGATATTGTAGTTGAAGTCACACCAACAAATATCAAAGATGCCCAGCCAGGATTGAATCATATAATGAAAGCATTTGATAGAGGTATGCATGTAGTTACTTCAAACAAGGGGCCACTAGCACTCCACTATGGCAAGGTAATCAAAGCCAAAGAGAAAAGTGGGAAGGAATTTAGATATGAGGCAACCGTTGGAGGAACAATGCCAGTCCTAAATCTTGCCCAGGAAGCCCTCAAGGGAAATGAAATTATGGCTGTAAAAGGAATACTAAACGGAACTACAAACTATATACTTTCCAATATGGCATTTGAAGGGAAGAAATTTGGCGATGCTTTAAAGGAAGCTCAAGAGCAAGGCTATGCGGAAGCAAATCCTGCCCAAGATATCGAGGGATGGGACGCAGCATGCAAAGCAACTATTCTCTCAAACGCTTTGATGGGAAAAACAATGACATTAAGCGATGTTAAAGTAAAGGGGATCACAGGCGTAATGATGGAAGATGTTTTAGAAGCAAAGAAGAACGGCAATATAATCAAATTATTGGTAGAAGTTACAGAGAAAGGTGCAAAAGTTGAGCCAACACCAGTGCCTCTAAACTCGCCACTTGCAGTAACAGGTACCTTGAACGTTGCGGTATTTGAGACAGACCTTTCAAAAGATATTACTGTAATGGGCAGAGGGGCAGGACAGATAGAAACAGCCGCAGCAATAATGAGTGACGTATTCGCAATAGTAAGATAAAGGTGAAGTAATGAAGTTTTTGAGATACAGCTACAATGACAAGATAGAAAATGGAATCTTTGAGAATAACATGATAAAAAAAATTAAAGGGGATTATTTTTCAGAATTTCAGATTACTGAAACTGAAATTGACATAAATTCAGTTAAGTTACTCTCTCCAACGATGCCCTCAAAGATTGTGGCTGTAGGTCTAAATTATGTCGATCATGCAAAAGAGCTCAAAATGGAGATACCAAAAAATCCAATCATATTTATTAAACCTGCAAGTACTGTAATCGGCCCAGAAGACCCAATAATATATCCTGAGACCTCAACTCAAGTTGATTATGAAGTTGAACTTGGTATAGTAATTGGACGAAGGGCAAAGAATGTAGAAAAAGACGAAGCCGAGGAATACATATTAGGATATACAGTATTCAATGATGTGACAGCTAGGGATTTACAGAGAAAAGACACCCAATGGACACGAGCAAAATCATATGACACATTTGCACCGATAGGCCCTATGATTGAAACAAATATAGATCCATTTGACCTTCCAATATCTCTAAAATTAAATGGAACTACAAAACAAAATTCTTCAACGAAGAACATGATATTTAATTGTTACGATTTATTGGAATTTATTTCCGAAATAATGCCCCTTGAACCAGGTGATGTCATTGCAACTGGCACACCACCCGGAGTTGGCCCAATGAACAGAGGGGACACAGTTGAAGCCAAAATAGAAGGAATAGGAGTGTTAAAGAATTACGTAATATAGTATGGTGAAGATTATGGAAAAAATAAACGTTGGTGTCATTGGAGCTACTGGGATGGTAGGCCAAAATTACATAAGATTATTGGATAATCACCCTTGGTTTAACGTAACATATGTTGCGGCATCACCAAAAAGTGCCGGCAAAAGTTACGAAGAAGCGGTAATGGGAAAATGGCAGATGGTTACAGACCCACCTGAAAAAGTTAGAAAACTAATAGTCGGAGACGCAAATGACGTCGGGCAAGCTATCGGGAAATGTTCTTTAGTTTTTTCAGCACTAGAAATGGAAAAAGAAAAAATAAAAGAACTTGAAGCAGCTTATGCAAAAGCCGGCATACCTGTTTTTTCAAATGCATCAGCCAATAGGCACGTCGATAACGTTCCAATGCTAATCCCTGAAATTAATAGTAATCATATTGAAGTAATTCCTCATCAGAAGAAAGCAAATGGATGGAATAAAGGATTCATAGTTGTAAAACCAAACTGCTCATTACAGAGCTACATGGCTCCTGTCTACGCATTAATCAAGGCAGGCTATGAAGTGAAAAGAATGATAATTACAACAATGCAAGCTGTTTCAGGCGCGGGATATCCTGGTGTCCCGTCACTTGATATGATCGATAATATAGTTCCATTCATATCGGGCGAGGAAGAAAAATCAGAGGTAGAGCCACAGAAGATTATGGGAAAGATTGTAGGGGAGAAGATTGTAAACGATACAAGCATCGAGATATCTGCTCACTGCAATAGAGTACCCGCCATCGATGGCCACACAGCATGTGTAAGCCTTGAATTTGGCGCAAAAAAACCTTCAATTGAAGAGATCAAAAAGATTTGGATAGAATTCCGCTCCGAACCACAAGAGTTAAACTTACCATTTGCACCAAAACAGCCAATTATATACAGAGAAGAGCCAAACAGGCCTCAACCAAGAAAAGACAGAGATTCTGATAAAGGGATGGCAGTAACAGTTGGAAGACTTAGAGAATGTAAGGTATTTGATATAAGATTTGTCTGCCTTTCTCATAATACAGTTAGGGGAGCTGCAGGCGGAGGAATTTTAAACGCTGAGCTTCTTAAAGCTAAAGGCTATCTTTGAGGATAATCATGGCATTTGAAGAAGATATACTAAAACGTTTGAAGTCTGTAAAAGGGATTTTAAATGCGTTCTTGCTTACATCTGAAGACATTGATAAAGTTAGGGAATTTGAAATACAAGCAGAAAAAAATAAGGCCGCAGGTGGAATGATGGACTTTATCAATGAAGGTGTCTGGGAAGTTTTGTCAAAGAATGCAGTATTTCTTATTTTTATTGATGAAACGTTTTCAGACCGAAAACATGGCCAGAGCTTAACATTAATGAAGGATCCTTCTGGCAATGTTCTTGGCAAGCTCTTGAGAAAGGATGAGATTCCAGAATATCAGAACAGAAATGATGTCCTTTTCATGGGTGAGGAGTTTGTCCTATTCACTAATGTAAAGGCTCAAGGAAAACCTTACTTTGTTATCCCTGCCCAAGAAGTAGAAGAACTTAAAGAGCTAAATGGAATTTCTGCTAGCCTATGCGTCCCAACAGATCTTTTCTTTAAAGATAAATATAATATCGATGGAGAAAATCTTGGAACGGTGATTATTGGCATTGACAAACCCTAACGTTTAAATCTAAATCTTTTATTTCTTTTATTATGATTAAATATTCGATGTATGTCAAGGAATCTTCGTTTTTTCACAGCCTTGACCCTAGAACTAAAATTATTATTCTTGCATCAATATTTGGTCTAGCACTCTTATATAAAGATCCACTTTACCTAGGTAGCATAGCAATCTTTGTTTTAGTAATGATTAGATTCCTTTGCAAAATAAAAATCAGAAAACTTTTAACATACATAAGGCCAATATTGCCTCTAGTTTTAATGTCATTGTTATTATGGCCATTTTTCCAACCTACCGGGAAAATACTTTTTGAATATTGGAAGATTAGTGTAAGTGAAGATGGGATTAGGATGGGCCTCGCAATGACATTTAGGATATTTGCAATAATTACTGCAACATTTCTTCTTCTAATGACCACACTTCAGCGTGACCTTGTATTGGGTCTAATGAAATTTAAGATCCCATACGA includes these proteins:
- a CDS encoding WD40 repeat domain-containing protein, with the protein product MNFKIISILTILLFSMGTLSSVMSLEFENNTIYKDEFDILEITANDINGDGNYEILAYTAGKKFLCLDDKGNTNWTLESNNSFSTIKVMDIYDSPENEIILGTENRVISKKEIFNALIYFLDKDGNEIAIIPILGSVLDLDIGDVDSNGTYETLVGADDGNVYLFDEELNLLWNYKTRGYNFRTLIVDLNEDGINEIMTVSWDNTYMLDGLGKLTRSYETKHILRDLYLDRYNNIIHVSRWYREESQNWKGTVAYSLNRNLAQMWEFRTETESSASAFFDINEDGKDELIIAGTQGEIIILDSKGVFLKRFDLPDRIFKIEAMKEEGTNYLVAGCKDNTLYILNYSTGEIDYKLQTQGWVETFSIVDINKDGKQDILVGSNDNKIYLMLQKKVEVTPPEENTTVIDKPPETEQPKSETKNVPFEEAGIFGGTLLGAIYIALRKRR
- the asd gene encoding aspartate-semialdehyde dehydrogenase, which encodes MEKINVGVIGATGMVGQNYIRLLDNHPWFNVTYVAASPKSAGKSYEEAVMGKWQMVTDPPEKVRKLIVGDANDVGQAIGKCSLVFSALEMEKEKIKELEAAYAKAGIPVFSNASANRHVDNVPMLIPEINSNHIEVIPHQKKANGWNKGFIVVKPNCSLQSYMAPVYALIKAGYEVKRMIITTMQAVSGAGYPGVPSLDMIDNIVPFISGEEEKSEVEPQKIMGKIVGEKIVNDTSIEISAHCNRVPAIDGHTACVSLEFGAKKPSIEEIKKIWIEFRSEPQELNLPFAPKQPIIYREEPNRPQPRKDRDSDKGMAVTVGRLRECKVFDIRFVCLSHNTVRGAAGGGILNAELLKAKGYL
- a CDS encoding KH domain-containing protein, with product MKTGMLCPGCTAKIKDGELNDNDLEIAKELYRLSQENKGLKDVKFKRSIKVGNLVIILIEAGEIGSIIGKGGNVIRGLSKKLNKKIRVIEESKDVKKVASDLLYPAKVYGINIVYMPDGSIIKRLRLGKEFERKLPIATKSVKEILLLITGENVDIVFE
- a CDS encoding polyprenyl synthetase family protein, which translates into the protein MDFVKVTTELKKEVEDEIKKFFEAEIQSIENDVLRDFYKDIRHHTLLGGKRLRPIMCIMAYCGYADYNPSILRASIAFELLHSSSLILDDAMDEDVIRHGEKTFNAIYADKFLKSTRFNLEPYYDGGNWIKKDGFFQLLNIQRAISRYSYGLSVLGSNILYALSGKAIRSSGFYDKTVTKAMIMQREMYKILNEGQLLDILMEQKGGNEDKYFEMIDHKTGILFKYPLRIGLLFTEKADIFSLDNYSTNLSRAFQVHDDILGVFGDEGTTGKPVDSDIREGKNTLLVIKTLELANENQLKKVKAILGNRNASSEDIAEIKEIMKSCGALDYCIEKESQFIKKAKESIDPNMKESSREFLTQLCDFIIKRKY
- a CDS encoding 4Fe-4S cluster-binding domain-containing protein — protein: MSIKVTDAGSSFTGKLPKGCKLCIKGKKSVLFVTGVCHVNCYYCPVSNEKKDKDVSYINERRVEKNTDVLEEIKACSSKGISFTGGDPLLKINRCLEYAKLIKEENNKHHIHLYTGSTDKTANKLEILEGYVDEVRFHVQNEKEIEGLKNILKMNFNFGIEIPSIPGDYKRMLTIIESAASSKFSFINLNEFEYTETNWNILSEKGFDFDSDTSMVKGSRELSMKLLEECEDLPISIHFCPSVLKDAIQLRRRWERRAKNTKKYYEEIEDCLIVKGEISGDTKEIINYLRNELNISKKMYEVQEDKVYTHWAIAEEISEDKKISKKVKAAIVKEYPIYKRLVVEYIPL
- a CDS encoding homoserine dehydrogenase; this encodes MEKVRLGVVGFGIVGKGVCKVIRDRAEQYKNKYGVDVRIVCVADMLNSIYDENGIDLNKLMEHNQERSLMINYPDSSKDKKWNGEMAVENMDADIVVEVTPTNIKDAQPGLNHIMKAFDRGMHVVTSNKGPLALHYGKVIKAKEKSGKEFRYEATVGGTMPVLNLAQEALKGNEIMAVKGILNGTTNYILSNMAFEGKKFGDALKEAQEQGYAEANPAQDIEGWDAACKATILSNALMGKTMTLSDVKVKGITGVMMEDVLEAKKNGNIIKLLVEVTEKGAKVEPTPVPLNSPLAVTGTLNVAVFETDLSKDITVMGRGAGQIETAAAIMSDVFAIVR
- a CDS encoding energy-coupling factor transporter transmembrane protein EcfT — its product is MIKYSMYVKESSFFHSLDPRTKIIILASIFGLALLYKDPLYLGSIAIFVLVMIRFLCKIKIRKLLTYIRPILPLVLMSLLLWPFFQPTGKILFEYWKISVSEDGIRMGLAMTFRIFAIITATFLLLMTTLQRDLVLGLMKFKIPYEYCLTLAISLRYVPTLAGITYTIMDAQRSRGLELDKGPIFKRIRNYIPIITPLIIGSIRMAEELAIAIESRGFGYGERTFLKEISLKRRDYATMTIFVLILGVGIYIRLLGYGNMAFV
- a CDS encoding fumarylacetoacetate hydrolase family protein translates to MKFLRYSYNDKIENGIFENNMIKKIKGDYFSEFQITETEIDINSVKLLSPTMPSKIVAVGLNYVDHAKELKMEIPKNPIIFIKPASTVIGPEDPIIYPETSTQVDYEVELGIVIGRRAKNVEKDEAEEYILGYTVFNDVTARDLQRKDTQWTRAKSYDTFAPIGPMIETNIDPFDLPISLKLNGTTKQNSSTKNMIFNCYDLLEFISEIMPLEPGDVIATGTPPGVGPMNRGDTVEAKIEGIGVLKNYVI